From the genome of Staphylococcus haemolyticus, one region includes:
- the rplO gene encoding 50S ribosomal protein L15, which produces MKLHELKAAEGSRRVRNRVGRGAGSGNGKTSGRGQKGQKARSGGGVRPGFEGGQLPLFRRLPKRGFTNINRKEYAIVNLDQLNKFEDGTEVTPALLVETGVVKNEKSGIKVLGNGSLDKKLTVKAHKFSASAVEAIDAKGGAHEVI; this is translated from the coding sequence ATGAAATTACATGAGTTAAAAGCAGCTGAAGGTTCACGTCGTGTACGTAACCGCGTTGGCCGTGGTGCTGGTTCTGGTAACGGTAAAACTAGTGGTCGCGGACAAAAAGGTCAAAAAGCACGTTCAGGTGGTGGCGTAAGACCTGGATTTGAAGGTGGACAATTACCTTTATTCCGTCGTTTACCAAAACGTGGTTTCACTAACATTAATCGTAAAGAATATGCTATTGTTAACTTAGACCAACTTAATAAATTTGAAGATGGTACTGAAGTAACTCCAGCTTTATTAGTTGAAACTGGTGTAGTTAAGAATGAAAAATCTGGTATCAAAGTACTAGGTAATGGCTCACTTGATAAAAAATTGACAGTGAAAGCTCATAAATTCTCAGCTTCAGCAGTAGAAGCAATTGATGCAAAAGGTGGAGCACACGAGGTGATCTAA
- the secY gene encoding preprotein translocase subunit SecY — MFQTLVSFFKTKEVRNKIFFTLAMLVIFKIGTYIPAPGVNPEPFERQGSDQGVAALLNTFGGGALKNFSIFAMGIMPYITASIVMQLLQMDIVPKFSEWAKQGEVGKRKLSNVTRYFAIILAFIQSIGMAFQFNNYLGGKLIIHQSIMSYLLIAVVLTAGTAFLIWLGDQITQFGVGNGISIIIFAGILSTLPSSIIQFVQQAFVGNDDTTLAWLKVIGLIVGLVLLTIGAIYVLEAKRKIPIQYAKKQSAQRLGSQATYLPLKVNSAGVIPVIFAMAFFLLPRTLTLFFPKADWAQTISEYANPSNTYGMIVYVVLIIAFTYFYAFVQVNPEKMADNLKKQGSYVPGIRPGEQTKKYITKVLYRLTFVGSIFLAVIAILPILATKFMSLPQSIQIGGTSLLIVIGVAIETMKSLEAQVSQKEYKGFGGR; from the coding sequence ATGTTTCAAACGCTTGTGAGCTTCTTTAAAACTAAAGAAGTTCGAAACAAGATTTTCTTTACCTTAGCAATGTTAGTTATATTCAAAATAGGAACTTACATTCCGGCTCCAGGAGTTAACCCTGAGCCTTTTGAACGACAAGGTTCTGATCAAGGAGTCGCCGCTCTTCTTAATACGTTTGGTGGCGGAGCCTTAAAGAACTTTTCAATATTTGCTATGGGCATCATGCCCTACATCACCGCATCTATCGTAATGCAATTACTACAAATGGATATTGTTCCGAAATTCTCTGAATGGGCGAAACAAGGTGAAGTAGGTAAAAGAAAGCTTAGCAATGTAACACGTTATTTCGCTATCATTTTGGCTTTTATACAGTCAATTGGTATGGCATTCCAATTTAATAACTATTTAGGTGGTAAATTAATTATTCACCAATCTATTATGAGTTATTTATTGATTGCCGTTGTTTTAACAGCAGGAACTGCATTTCTAATTTGGCTTGGTGATCAAATCACTCAATTCGGAGTTGGTAATGGTATTTCTATCATTATCTTTGCAGGTATTTTATCAACTTTGCCTTCATCAATTATTCAATTCGTGCAACAAGCATTCGTTGGTAATGATGATACTACGTTGGCATGGTTAAAAGTTATTGGTTTAATTGTAGGATTAGTTTTACTTACAATTGGTGCTATTTATGTACTAGAAGCGAAACGTAAAATTCCTATCCAATATGCTAAAAAACAGTCTGCACAAAGATTAGGATCACAAGCAACTTATCTACCTTTAAAAGTTAACTCTGCAGGGGTAATTCCAGTAATCTTTGCGATGGCATTTTTCCTATTGCCAAGAACATTAACATTGTTCTTCCCTAAAGCTGATTGGGCGCAAACTATATCTGAATATGCTAACCCTTCAAACACTTACGGCATGATTGTTTATGTAGTATTAATTATTGCATTTACGTATTTCTATGCCTTTGTTCAAGTTAATCCTGAAAAAATGGCTGATAACTTGAAGAAACAAGGTAGTTACGTTCCAGGTATAAGACCTGGTGAACAAACTAAAAAATATATTACTAAAGTACTTTATCGCTTAACTTTTGTCGGCTCTATTTTCTTAGCAGTCATTGCGATATTACCAATATTAGCGACTAAGTTCATGAGTTTACCTCAATCAATACAAATTGGTGGTACAAGTTTATTAATCGTAATTGGTGTTGCAATTGAAACTATGAAATCACTTGAAGCTCAAGTGAGTCAAAAAGAATATAAAGGCTTTGGTGGTAGATAA
- a CDS encoding adenylate kinase yields MNIILMGLPGAGKGTQASEIVKKFPIPHISTGDMFRKAIKDETDLGKEAKSYMDRGELVPDEVTVGIVKERISEDDAKKGFLLDGFPRTIDQAEALNDIMSELGRNIDAVINIEVPEEELMNRLTGRRICEKCGTTYHLVFNPPKVDGICDIDGGKLYQREDDNPETVSNRLNVNVKQSKPILEYYNEKGVLKNIDGAKDIDDVTKDVIDILDQLK; encoded by the coding sequence ATGAATATCATTTTAATGGGTTTACCTGGCGCAGGTAAAGGAACTCAAGCGAGTGAAATTGTTAAGAAATTCCCAATACCACATATATCTACTGGTGACATGTTCAGAAAAGCGATTAAAGATGAAACAGATTTAGGAAAAGAAGCTAAATCTTACATGGATCGTGGAGAATTAGTCCCTGATGAAGTTACTGTAGGTATCGTTAAAGAAAGAATATCTGAAGACGATGCAAAAAAAGGATTCTTATTAGATGGCTTCCCAAGAACAATCGATCAAGCTGAGGCGTTAAATGATATTATGTCTGAGCTTGGTAGAAACATCGATGCTGTCATTAACATCGAAGTTCCTGAGGAAGAATTGATGAATCGTCTTACAGGTCGTCGTATCTGTGAAAAATGTGGTACGACTTATCATCTTGTATTTAATCCTCCAAAGGTTGATGGTATTTGTGATATCGATGGTGGAAAGCTTTATCAACGCGAGGATGATAATCCTGAAACAGTATCTAATCGCTTAAACGTTAATGTTAAACAGTCAAAACCTATTTTAGAGTACTATAATGAAAAAGGTGTGCTAAAAAACATTGATGGTGCGAAAGATATTGACGATGTAACCAAAGATGTCATTGATATCTTAGATCAATTAAAATAG
- the infA gene encoding translation initiation factor IF-1: MAKQDVIELEGTVLDTLPNAMFKVELENGHEILAHVSGKIRMNYIRILPGDKVTVEMSPYDLSRGRITYRYK, encoded by the coding sequence ATGGCGAAACAAGATGTAATTGAATTAGAAGGTACAGTATTAGATACTTTACCAAATGCTATGTTTAAAGTAGAATTAGAAAATGGTCATGAGATTTTAGCTCACGTAAGTGGTAAAATTAGAATGAATTATATTCGTATTCTACCTGGCGACAAAGTAACTGTAGAAATGTCTCCGTATGATTTATCACGCGGTAGAATTACTTATCGTTATAAATAA
- the rpmJ gene encoding 50S ribosomal protein L36: MKVRPSVKPICEKCKVIKRKGKVMVICDNPKHKQRQG, encoded by the coding sequence ATGAAAGTAAGACCATCAGTTAAACCAATTTGCGAAAAATGTAAAGTCATTAAACGTAAAGGTAAAGTAATGGTAATTTGTGACAATCCTAAGCACAAACAAAGACAAGGTTAA
- the rpsM gene encoding 30S ribosomal protein S13 — protein sequence MARIAGVDIPREKRIVISLTYVYGIGTSTAKKIVEEANVSADTRVKDLTDDELGRIREVVDSYKVEGDLRREQNLNIKRLMEISSYRGIRHRRGLPVRGQKTKNNARTRKGPVKTVANKKK from the coding sequence ATGGCACGTATTGCAGGAGTAGATATCCCACGTGAAAAACGCATTGTTATCTCATTAACATATGTATATGGTATTGGTACTTCAACAGCTAAAAAAATCGTTGAAGAAGCTAACGTATCAGCAGACACACGTGTAAAAGATTTAACAGATGACGAATTAGGTCGTATTCGTGAAGTTGTTGACAGTTATAAAGTTGAAGGTGACTTACGTCGTGAACAAAACTTAAACATTAAACGTTTAATGGAAATTTCTTCATACCGTGGTATCCGTCACCGTCGTGGTTTACCAGTTCGCGGTCAAAAAACAAAAAACAACGCTCGTACTCGTAAAGGCCCAGTTAAAACTGTAGCTAACAAGAAAAAATAA
- the rpsK gene encoding 30S ribosomal protein S11 has translation MARKQVSRKRRVKKNIENGVAHIRSTFNNTIVTITDEFGNALSWSSAGALGFKGSKKSTPFAAQMASETASKSAMEHGLKTVEVTVKGPGPGRESAIRALQSAGLEVTAIRDVTPVPHNGCRPPKRRRV, from the coding sequence ATGGCACGTAAACAAGTATCTCGTAAACGTAGAGTTAAAAAGAATATTGAAAATGGTGTGGCTCACATCCGTTCAACATTCAACAATACAATCGTAACTATCACTGATGAATTTGGTAATGCTTTATCTTGGTCATCAGCTGGTGCATTAGGTTTCAAAGGATCTAAAAAATCAACACCATTCGCAGCTCAAATGGCTTCTGAAACTGCTTCAAAATCTGCAATGGAACATGGTTTAAAAACTGTTGAAGTAACAGTAAAAGGACCTGGACCAGGTCGTGAATCAGCTATCCGTGCATTACAATCAGCTGGTTTAGAAGTAACTGCAATCAGAGACGTTACTCCAGTACCTCATAACGGTTGTCGTCCACCAAAACGTCGTCGCGTCTAA
- a CDS encoding DNA-directed RNA polymerase subunit alpha encodes MIEIEKPRIETIEISEDAKFGKFVVEPLERGYGTTLGNSLRRILLSSLPGAAVKYIEIEGVLHEFSAIDNVVEDVSTIIMNIKKLALKIYSEEDKTLEIDVRDEGEVTASDITHDSDVEVLNPELKIATVSKGGHLKIRLVANKGRGYALADQNNTSDLPIGVIPVDSLYSPVERVNYTVENTRVGQSSDFDKLTLDVWTNGSITPQESVSLAAKILTEHLNIFVGLTDEAQNAEIMIEKEEDQKEKVLEMSIEELDLSVRSYNCLKRAGINSVQELADKSEADMMKVRNLGRKSLEEVKYKLEDLGLGLRKED; translated from the coding sequence ATGATAGAAATTGAAAAACCTAGAATTGAGACAATTGAAATTAGTGAAGATGCTAAATTCGGTAAGTTCGTTGTTGAACCACTAGAACGTGGCTACGGTACTACACTAGGAAACTCCTTACGTCGTATCCTACTATCTTCATTACCAGGTGCAGCCGTTAAGTACATTGAAATCGAAGGTGTTTTACACGAATTCTCAGCTATAGATAATGTTGTTGAAGATGTTTCTACAATTATTATGAACATCAAAAAATTAGCACTTAAAATCTATTCTGAAGAAGATAAAACATTAGAAATCGATGTTCGAGATGAAGGCGAAGTTACTGCAAGTGACATTACTCACGATAGTGATGTAGAAGTTCTAAATCCAGAACTTAAAATCGCAACAGTGTCTAAAGGTGGACATTTAAAAATTCGTCTAGTTGCTAACAAGGGTAGAGGTTACGCATTAGCAGATCAAAATAATACTAGTGATTTACCAATCGGTGTAATTCCTGTTGATTCACTATACTCACCAGTTGAACGTGTTAACTATACAGTTGAAAACACACGTGTCGGTCAAAGTAGTGATTTTGATAAATTAACTTTAGATGTTTGGACTAATGGTTCAATCACTCCACAAGAGTCAGTATCATTAGCTGCTAAGATTTTGACTGAACATTTAAATATTTTTGTAGGTCTTACAGATGAAGCTCAAAATGCTGAAATCATGATTGAAAAAGAAGAAGATCAAAAAGAAAAAGTACTTGAAATGTCTATTGAAGAATTAGACTTATCAGTACGTTCATACAACTGTTTAAAACGTGCAGGAATCAATTCAGTTCAAGAGTTAGCTGATAAATCTGAAGCTGATATGATGAAAGTTCGTAATTTAGGTCGTAAATCTCTAGAAGAAGTTAAATATAAATTAGAAGATTTAGGATTAGGATTAAGAAAAGAAGATTAA
- the rplQ gene encoding 50S ribosomal protein L17 — translation MGYRKLGRTSDQRKAMLRDLATSLIVSERIETTEARAKEVRSVVEKLITLGKKGDLASRRNAAKTLRNVEILNEDETTQTALQKLFGEIAERYTERQGGYTRILKVGPRRGDGAESVIIELVD, via the coding sequence ATGGGTTACAGAAAATTAGGTCGTACTTCTGATCAACGTAAAGCTATGTTACGTGACTTAGCTACTTCACTTATCGTTAGTGAGCGCATTGAAACTACAGAAGCTCGTGCAAAAGAAGTTCGTAGTGTTGTTGAGAAATTAATCACTTTAGGTAAAAAAGGAGATTTAGCTTCTCGTCGTAATGCTGCAAAAACATTACGTAATGTTGAAATCTTAAATGAAGATGAAACTACACAAACTGCACTTCAAAAATTATTCGGTGAAATTGCTGAACGTTACACAGAACGTCAAGGTGGTTACACTCGTATTCTTAAAGTAGGTCCTCGTCGCGGAGACGGTGCTGAATCAGTTATCATCGAATTAGTAGATTAA
- a CDS encoding energy-coupling factor transporter ATPase: MEANNTNIIELKQVDFQYQGDAAFTLNNVSFKIPKNQWTSIVGHNGSGKSTIAKLIVGIEIATNGTIIFNQSPISNNDFKDIREHVGIVFQNPENQFVGSIVKYDVAFGLENHAVPTEKMKEIVAQSISDVGMTDYADSEPHSLSGGQKQRVAIAGVLALSPSVIILDEATSMLDPQAKKSLMSLIQEVKATKDVTIISITHDLTEALEGDHVIVMNQGTVYKEGNPQTIFKDIKMLQEIGLDLPFSMKINQLLGFDDHFITYEGLVEKL, translated from the coding sequence GTGGAGGCGAATAACACTAATATTATTGAACTTAAGCAAGTTGACTTTCAATATCAAGGCGATGCAGCCTTCACATTAAATAATGTATCCTTTAAGATTCCTAAAAATCAATGGACTTCAATTGTTGGACATAATGGGTCAGGAAAATCAACAATAGCTAAATTAATAGTTGGTATTGAAATTGCGACCAATGGTACGATTATTTTCAATCAATCACCTATCTCTAATAATGATTTCAAAGATATACGAGAACACGTTGGAATTGTCTTCCAAAATCCAGAAAATCAATTTGTGGGTTCGATTGTCAAATACGATGTTGCGTTTGGTTTAGAGAACCACGCTGTTCCAACTGAAAAAATGAAAGAAATAGTAGCACAATCTATTAGTGACGTTGGAATGACCGATTATGCAGATAGTGAACCACATTCATTATCAGGAGGACAAAAGCAACGAGTAGCTATTGCAGGTGTATTAGCATTAAGTCCTTCAGTCATTATATTAGATGAAGCGACATCTATGTTAGACCCTCAAGCCAAGAAATCATTGATGAGTTTAATACAAGAAGTTAAAGCAACTAAAGATGTAACAATTATTTCGATTACTCATGACTTAACTGAGGCGCTTGAAGGCGATCATGTCATAGTAATGAACCAAGGGACAGTTTATAAAGAAGGAAATCCACAAACAATATTTAAAGATATAAAAATGTTACAAGAAATTGGATTAGATTTACCTTTCTCAATGAAAATCAATCAACTTTTAGGATTTGATGATCACTTTATTACTTACGAAGGGTTGGTCGAAAAGCTATGA
- a CDS encoding energy-coupling factor transporter ATPase has protein sequence MKIKFNDVTYTYQQGTPYEYKALDHINLTIEQGKYYAIVGQTGSGKSTLIQHFNGLLKPTNGNIEHDELTIHSKTKDKFIRPIRQKVGLVFQFPESQLFEDNIEREIEFGPKNFGMNVEEVKERAFDLLLELGFPRNVMSLSPFQMSGGQMRKIAIVSILAMNPDVIVLDEPTAGLDPKSRQQVMELFKEIQLKQNKTIILVSHDMNEVAKYAEEIIVMNDGNIIEQDTPKELFRQGSKLEEWHIDLPDIVQLQRDIEIKHGIKFKTIALTEKEFVSMYQEWQHHEE, from the coding sequence ATGAAAATTAAGTTTAATGATGTTACCTACACCTATCAACAGGGTACACCATATGAGTATAAAGCGTTAGACCACATTAATTTAACTATTGAGCAGGGTAAATACTATGCAATTGTTGGACAAACTGGAAGTGGAAAATCAACTTTAATTCAGCATTTCAATGGGTTATTAAAACCTACTAATGGCAATATTGAGCATGATGAACTTACGATTCATTCTAAAACTAAAGATAAATTTATTAGACCAATCAGACAAAAAGTTGGACTAGTATTTCAATTTCCTGAATCACAATTATTTGAAGATAATATTGAAAGAGAAATTGAGTTTGGACCTAAGAATTTTGGAATGAATGTTGAAGAAGTGAAAGAAAGAGCTTTTGATTTATTGTTAGAGTTAGGTTTTCCAAGAAATGTTATGTCTTTGTCACCATTCCAAATGTCTGGCGGCCAAATGCGTAAAATTGCAATTGTTTCAATCTTAGCTATGAACCCGGATGTCATTGTTTTAGATGAACCTACTGCTGGATTAGACCCAAAGAGCCGTCAACAAGTAATGGAGCTATTTAAAGAAATACAACTAAAACAAAATAAAACAATCATACTTGTATCTCATGATATGAATGAAGTTGCGAAATATGCTGAAGAAATTATCGTGATGAATGATGGAAATATTATCGAGCAAGACACACCAAAAGAGTTGTTTAGACAAGGTAGTAAACTTGAAGAGTGGCATATAGACTTACCAGATATTGTTCAGTTACAACGTGATATTGAAATTAAACATGGTATCAAATTTAAGACAATCGCACTTACTGAGAAGGAATTTGTAAGTATGTACCAGGAGTGGCAACATCATGAAGAATAA
- a CDS encoding energy-coupling factor transporter transmembrane component T family protein — translation MKNKLIIGRYLPNNSVIHQLDPRAKVLFVFMFIILIFFAHSFATFGWIILLILMFMFLAKIKLWFLIKGLTPIFIFTIFTFFMHIFFTHGGTRLVDFGIIKIDSAGILEGIFISLRLITIVMVATIMTLSTSPIDLTDAFEKLLTPLKWFKLPVHQLSMIMSIALRFIPTLMDELDKIILAQKSRGSELSSGGLMTRIKAFLPLMIPLFISAFQRAEELAIAMEVRGYDANVERTSYRKLQWHIGDTMCLISIIPIAIVLLVLKYIGV, via the coding sequence ATGAAGAATAAATTAATTATAGGTAGATATTTACCTAATAACTCTGTAATTCATCAGCTAGATCCACGAGCTAAAGTTTTATTTGTATTTATGTTTATTATTTTAATATTTTTTGCTCATTCTTTTGCAACGTTTGGGTGGATTATTTTATTAATTTTAATGTTTATGTTTTTAGCGAAGATTAAATTATGGTTTTTAATTAAAGGATTAACACCAATATTTATTTTTACTATATTCACATTCTTCATGCATATCTTCTTCACACACGGTGGTACAAGATTAGTTGATTTTGGAATTATTAAAATTGATAGTGCTGGTATTTTAGAAGGTATCTTTATTTCATTACGTCTCATCACAATTGTTATGGTTGCAACAATAATGACGCTATCAACGAGCCCAATCGATTTAACAGATGCTTTTGAAAAATTGCTAACGCCATTAAAATGGTTTAAATTGCCTGTGCATCAATTAAGCATGATTATGTCAATCGCTTTAAGATTCATTCCAACTTTAATGGATGAATTAGATAAAATCATACTAGCTCAAAAATCACGAGGTTCTGAGTTAAGTTCGGGTGGCTTAATGACACGTATAAAAGCATTTCTTCCTTTAATGATTCCATTATTTATCTCAGCTTTTCAAAGAGCAGAGGAATTAGCAATTGCTATGGAAGTACGTGGTTATGATGCTAATGTAGAACGAACAAGTTATAGAAAGCTACAATGGCATATTGGGGACACGATGTGCTTAATAAGTATCATCCCAATAGCCATAGTATTATTAGTATTAAAATATATTGGAGTGTAA
- the truA gene encoding tRNA pseudouridine(38-40) synthase TruA, giving the protein MRILVNISYQGSQFLGFQIQQQGRTVQQQFEKILKRMHRRHVRIHPSSRTDRGVHAYEQFFHFDTDLNIEPKQWKYAMNSALPDDIYVKEVQQVDDHFHCRYDCLGKRYRYKVYQATHRNPFESGLKTFIKENLDYSKMNEAAKHFIGTHDFTGFCSQKTEVESRVRTVYQSEIIQTNEGFDYVVTGSGFLYNMVRVLVAFLIEVGKGKRHPSEVPTLLNEKNRDNVPFTAPAEGLYLEKIYLAENDLITDFGNNIKIHRKKSLQND; this is encoded by the coding sequence GTGCGTATACTTGTTAATATTTCTTATCAAGGAAGTCAATTTCTAGGGTTTCAAATTCAACAGCAAGGAAGAACTGTGCAACAACAATTTGAAAAGATATTGAAGCGTATGCATCGGAGACATGTTCGCATTCATCCTTCTAGTCGTACAGACAGAGGTGTACATGCGTATGAACAATTTTTTCATTTTGATACAGACTTAAATATTGAACCAAAGCAATGGAAGTATGCGATGAATAGTGCTTTACCTGATGATATTTACGTCAAAGAAGTTCAACAAGTCGATGATCATTTTCATTGTCGTTATGACTGTCTAGGTAAGCGATATCGTTATAAAGTATATCAAGCAACGCATCGTAATCCTTTTGAAAGTGGCTTAAAGACATTTATTAAGGAAAATTTAGATTATTCTAAGATGAATGAAGCTGCAAAACATTTCATTGGAACACATGATTTTACAGGATTCTGCTCTCAAAAGACTGAAGTCGAAAGCAGAGTACGTACGGTATATCAAAGTGAAATCATTCAAACAAATGAAGGGTTTGACTATGTTGTAACAGGGTCAGGGTTTTTATATAATATGGTTCGTGTGTTAGTAGCGTTTCTAATTGAAGTAGGAAAAGGTAAACGTCATCCAAGTGAAGTGCCAACGCTATTAAATGAAAAGAATAGAGATAATGTACCATTTACAGCACCTGCAGAAGGTCTCTATTTAGAGAAGATATATTTAGCAGAAAACGACTTAATAACAGACTTTGGAAACAATATTAAAATTCATCGTAAAAAATCATTACAAAATGACTAA
- the rplM gene encoding 50S ribosomal protein L13 — protein MRQTFMANESNIERKWYVIDAEGQTLGRLSSEVASILRGKNKVTYTPHVDTGDYVIIINAAKIELTGKKESDKIYYRHSNHPGGIKSVTAGELKRNNPERLLETSIKGMLPSSRLGEKQGKKLFVYGGAEHPHAAQQPENYELRG, from the coding sequence ATGCGTCAAACATTTATGGCAAATGAATCAAACATTGAGCGCAAATGGTATGTTATTGATGCTGAAGGCCAAACATTAGGTCGTTTATCATCTGAAGTAGCATCTATCTTACGCGGTAAAAATAAAGTAACTTATACACCACACGTTGACACTGGTGATTATGTAATCATCATTAACGCTGCTAAAATCGAATTAACTGGTAAAAAAGAATCAGATAAAATTTATTATCGTCACTCAAACCACCCAGGCGGTATCAAATCAGTTACAGCTGGTGAGTTAAAACGTAACAATCCAGAACGTTTACTTGAAACTTCAATCAAAGGTATGTTACCAAGTTCACGTTTAGGTGAAAAACAAGGTAAAAAATTATTTGTATATGGTGGCGCTGAACATCCACACGCTGCACAACAACCAGAAAACTACGAGTTACGTGGTTAA
- the rpsI gene encoding 30S ribosomal protein S9: MAQVEYRGTGRRKNSVARVRLVPGEGNITVNERDVREYLPFESLILDLNQPFDVTETKGNYDVLVNVHGGGFTGQAQAIRHGIARALLEADPEYRGSLKRAGLLTRDPRMKERKKPGLKKARRSPQFSKR, translated from the coding sequence TTGGCACAAGTTGAATATAGAGGCACAGGCCGTCGTAAAAACTCAGTAGCACGTGTACGTTTAGTACCAGGTGAAGGTAATATCACAGTTAACGAACGTGACGTACGTGAGTACTTACCATTCGAATCATTAATCTTAGACTTAAACCAACCATTTGATGTTACAGAAACTAAAGGTAACTATGATGTATTAGTTAACGTACACGGTGGTGGTTTCACTGGACAAGCACAAGCTATCCGTCACGGAATCGCACGTGCATTATTAGAAGCAGATCCTGAATACAGAGGTTCTTTAAAACGCGCAGGTCTATTAACTCGTGACCCACGTATGAAAGAACGTAAAAAACCAGGTCTTAAAAAAGCACGTCGTTCTCCACAATTCTCAAAACGTTAA
- a CDS encoding NAD-dependent protein deacylase, with the protein MSNKIEKLKEIVDKSNNIVFFTGAGVSVASGIPDFRSMGGLFDEISKDGYSPEYLLSVDHLNDNKESFIDFYHKRLLVADKKPNIVHEWIAELEREGKSLGVITQNIDGLHEDAGSQNIDEIHGTLNRFYCIKCGKEYTKSYVMEHELRYCESCGEVIRPDIVLYGEMLDQPTVFRALDKIQKADTVIVLGSSLVVQPAAGFISNFTGDNLVIINRDKTPYDRKADLVIHNDMTEVVEEVFKK; encoded by the coding sequence ATGAGCAATAAGATAGAAAAATTAAAAGAAATTGTAGATAAATCAAATAACATTGTATTCTTTACAGGTGCAGGTGTTTCTGTCGCAAGTGGTATTCCTGATTTCCGATCAATGGGTGGACTATTTGATGAAATATCTAAAGATGGCTATTCTCCTGAATATTTATTGAGTGTTGACCATCTTAATGATAATAAAGAAAGCTTTATTGATTTTTATCATAAACGTTTACTTGTAGCTGATAAAAAACCAAATATTGTTCATGAATGGATCGCTGAGTTAGAGAGAGAAGGTAAATCTTTAGGTGTCATCACACAAAATATCGATGGCTTACATGAAGATGCTGGAAGTCAGAATATCGATGAAATTCATGGTACACTAAATCGGTTCTATTGCATTAAGTGTGGTAAAGAATATACAAAATCATATGTAATGGAACATGAATTAAGATATTGTGAATCATGTGGTGAAGTTATTCGACCTGACATTGTCTTATATGGTGAAATGTTGGATCAACCAACTGTTTTCCGTGCGCTTGATAAAATTCAAAAGGCAGATACTGTGATTGTATTAGGTTCATCGCTTGTGGTTCAACCCGCTGCGGGTTTCATATCAAACTTCACAGGAGATAATTTAGTCATTATTAATCGAGATAAAACACCATATGATAGAAAAGCAGATTTAGTCATTCATAATGATATGACAGAAGTTGTAGAAGAAGTATTTAAAAAATAA